From Macrobrachium rosenbergii isolate ZJJX-2024 chromosome 22, ASM4041242v1, whole genome shotgun sequence, the proteins below share one genomic window:
- the Vps28 gene encoding vacuolar protein sorting-associated protein 28 homolog isoform X2, whose amino-acid sequence MFAGISSNNTQDHNRPELYEEVKLYTNAREREKYDNLGELYAVINTLQCLEKMYIKDVVPPKEYTAWCSKLLVQYKAAFKLVQCDEYPTVEAFVKKYKLDCPAALDRIREDRPITIKDDKGNTSKCIADIVSLFITVMDKLRLGINANDELQPDLKDLQENMTRLSVIPQDFEGRAKVREWIGTLEGMTADETLSETQVRQMIFDLESAYNAFNRLLQHT is encoded by the exons ATCATAACCGACCAGAGCTGTATGAAGAGGTAAAATTATACACCAATGCCAGAGAGAGGGAAAA GTATGATAATCTTGGTGAATTATATGCTGTAATCAACACCTTACAGTGCCTTGAGAAAATGTACATAAAG GATGTTGTCCCCCCAAAAGAATACACAGCCTGGTGCAGTAAACTTTTAGTTCAGTATAAAGCAGCATTCAAACTGGTTCAGTGTGATGAATATCCTACAGTTGAAGCATTTGTGAAGAAGTACAAG CTTGATTGTCCTGCAGCATTAGATCGCATTAGAGAGGATCGGCCCATAACTATCAAGGATGACAAAGGCAATACTAGCAAATGTATTGCAGATATTGTATCT TTGTTCATCACAGTGATGGATAAACTACGCTTAGGAATAAATGCTAATGACGAGCTGCAGCCTGACTTGAAGGATCTCCAAGAGAACATGACCCGCCTCTCAGTCATACCTCAG gacTTTGAAGGACGTGCTAAGGTTAGAGAATGGATTGGAACACTGGAAGGCATGACTGCTGATGAAACACTGTCCGAAACTCAAGTACGACAGATGATATTTGACCTTGAATCAGCCTACAATGCATTTAACAGACTTCTCCAACACACATAA